Proteins encoded by one window of Moorella humiferrea:
- the hydG gene encoding [FeFe] hydrogenase H-cluster radical SAM maturase HydG, producing the protein MQGGYHADFIKHDEIEDYLEEAKRATRDEAARIVAKAREAKGLEPYEVAVLLQNDDPGVRREMFAAAREIKEKIYGRRMVLFAPLYFSDYCVNNCRYCGYRRDNKFERRRLEPEELEREVRILESLGHKRLALEAGEDPVHCPLDYVLEVIDRVYHITEARGNIRRVNINIAATTVDAYRQLKAAGIGTYILFQETYHRPTYAYMHPSGPKADYDWHTTAMDRAMEGGIDDVGLGVLFGLYDYKFEVMGLLYHARHLEQTFGVGPHTISVPRLRPAYGISLDNFPYLVNDEDFKKIVAIIRLAVPYTGMIISTRETPELRTELLALGISQLSAGSCTGVGGYGRHYTENGDDVPQFEIGDHRHPDEVIRDLCQRGYLPSYCTACYRRGRTGDRFMALAKTGEIQHVCQPNAILTFKEYLLDYAGPATREAGEAAIREHLAQIPNAAIRAETERRLERIAAGERDLYF; encoded by the coding sequence ATGCAGGGCGGTTATCATGCCGACTTTATCAAACATGATGAGATAGAAGACTACTTGGAAGAAGCCAAAAGGGCAACGAGAGATGAGGCTGCCCGCATCGTTGCCAAGGCCCGGGAAGCCAAAGGCCTGGAGCCCTACGAAGTGGCCGTGTTACTTCAGAATGACGATCCAGGGGTGCGTCGCGAGATGTTTGCCGCCGCCCGGGAAATAAAGGAAAAGATCTACGGGCGGCGCATGGTCCTCTTTGCCCCCCTCTATTTCAGCGACTACTGTGTTAATAACTGCCGCTACTGCGGCTACCGACGGGATAACAAATTTGAACGCCGCCGTCTGGAACCGGAGGAACTGGAGCGGGAGGTGCGCATTTTAGAATCCCTGGGGCATAAACGCCTGGCCCTGGAAGCCGGCGAAGACCCCGTCCACTGCCCCCTGGACTACGTCCTGGAGGTAATCGACCGTGTCTATCACATAACCGAGGCCAGGGGCAACATCCGTCGGGTCAACATCAATATCGCCGCGACCACCGTAGACGCCTACCGCCAGTTAAAGGCCGCCGGCATCGGCACCTACATCCTGTTCCAGGAAACCTACCACCGGCCGACCTATGCCTACATGCACCCGTCCGGTCCTAAAGCGGACTACGACTGGCACACCACGGCCATGGATCGCGCCATGGAGGGGGGTATCGACGATGTGGGCCTGGGAGTGCTCTTCGGTCTTTATGATTATAAATTTGAGGTTATGGGCCTGCTCTACCATGCCCGGCACCTGGAGCAAACCTTCGGCGTCGGGCCGCATACCATCTCCGTTCCCCGCCTGCGGCCGGCTTACGGTATTAGCCTGGATAATTTCCCTTATCTGGTTAACGATGAGGACTTTAAGAAGATAGTAGCCATCATTCGCCTGGCCGTGCCCTATACCGGCATGATCATTTCCACCCGGGAGACGCCGGAACTGCGGACGGAACTGTTGGCTTTAGGCATTTCCCAGCTTAGCGCCGGTTCCTGCACCGGTGTCGGCGGCTATGGCCGCCACTATACTGAAAACGGCGACGACGTGCCCCAGTTTGAAATCGGCGACCACCGGCATCCGGATGAAGTAATCCGCGACCTGTGCCAGCGTGGTTATCTTCCCAGCTACTGCACGGCATGCTACCGCCGCGGCCGTACCGGCGACCGCTTCATGGCCCTGGCCAAAACCGGTGAGATCCAGCATGTGTGCCAGCCCAACGCCATCCTGACCTTTAAAGAATACCTGCTGGACTACGCCGGGCCGGCCACCCGGGAAGCAGGGGAAGCGGCTATCAGGGAGCACCTGGCTCAGATACCAAATGCGGCTATCCGGGCCGAAACCGAACGCCGCCTGGAGCGTATTGCCGCCGGGGAGAGGGATTTGTATTTCTAG
- the hydE gene encoding [FeFe] hydrogenase H-cluster radical SAM maturase HydE, with translation MRKEFAASLEKAAAGAELTRKDIINLLAAAPGAEEEALYRLADSVRARVAGDEVHLRGVIEFSNYCRRRCYYCGLRADNVNLQRYRLMPEDIVAAARRGAELGYGTIVLQSGEDPWYTGPVLAGIIREIKKLGVAVTLCVGERTRDEYALWREAGADRYLLKHETANAALYNRLHPGMSWQERLQCLQWLRELGYQVGSGNIIGLPGQTLEDLADDLILLRELDVEMAGLGPFIPHPATPLGGEPAGSLDLTYRVVATARLVIPYAHLPATTAVGTLAPNGRQLALQRGANVIMPNLTPTRYRADYQIYPNKICINEGPEDCRHCLEGMVRALGRRLGRGPGHTLKPLRVQVTGILTKDHKTE, from the coding sequence GTGCGAAAGGAATTTGCCGCTAGTTTAGAGAAAGCGGCTGCCGGAGCGGAACTCACCAGAAAAGATATTATTAACCTGCTGGCCGCCGCCCCCGGCGCCGAAGAAGAGGCTCTCTACCGGCTGGCGGACAGCGTTCGTGCCCGAGTGGCCGGGGACGAGGTTCATCTGCGCGGCGTCATCGAGTTTTCTAATTACTGTCGCCGGCGCTGTTATTACTGCGGCCTGCGGGCCGACAATGTTAATTTACAGCGGTACCGCTTAATGCCGGAAGATATTGTGGCTGCCGCCAGGCGCGGGGCGGAACTGGGTTACGGCACCATCGTCCTCCAGTCGGGGGAAGATCCCTGGTATACGGGCCCGGTACTGGCCGGGATAATAAGGGAAATAAAGAAGCTGGGGGTAGCCGTAACCTTATGCGTCGGGGAGAGGACGCGGGATGAATACGCCCTGTGGCGGGAGGCCGGGGCCGACCGCTACCTTTTAAAGCATGAAACGGCCAACGCCGCTCTTTACAATCGCCTGCATCCCGGCATGAGCTGGCAGGAACGCCTCCAGTGCCTCCAGTGGCTGCGAGAACTAGGGTATCAGGTGGGTTCCGGCAATATAATCGGTCTGCCGGGCCAGACCCTGGAGGATCTGGCCGACGATTTAATCCTCCTGCGGGAACTGGATGTGGAAATGGCAGGGTTAGGCCCATTTATCCCCCACCCGGCAACGCCCCTGGGCGGGGAACCGGCGGGGAGCCTGGACCTCACCTACCGGGTGGTGGCTACCGCCCGGCTGGTCATACCATATGCCCATTTACCGGCAACTACAGCGGTGGGTACCCTGGCCCCCAACGGCCGCCAGCTCGCCCTGCAGCGGGGGGCCAATGTCATCATGCCTAACCTGACCCCGACCCGCTACCGCGCTGATTACCAGATCTACCCCAATAAGATTTGCATCAATGAAGGCCCGGAAGACTGCCGCCATTGTCTGGAAGGCATGGTGCGTGCCTTGGGCCGGCGGTTGGGGCGGGGTCCGGGGCATACCTTAAAGCCCCTACGGGTTCAGGTAACTGGTATTTTAACAAAAGACCATAAAACGGAGTGA
- a CDS encoding TM1266 family iron-only hydrogenase system putative regulator, producing MENRLGVVGIVIENREHIASRVNAILSDYGDCIVGRMGIPYRERGVAVIALIVDGTTDTIGALTGKLGNLPGVKVRAALTGKEK from the coding sequence ATGGAAAATCGTCTGGGAGTTGTGGGTATAGTTATTGAAAATCGAGAACATATTGCCTCCCGCGTTAATGCCATCCTCAGTGATTATGGCGACTGCATCGTCGGCCGTATGGGTATTCCCTACCGGGAACGGGGCGTGGCCGTTATCGCTTTAATCGTGGACGGGACCACCGACACCATCGGTGCCCTGACGGGAAAACTGGGCAACCTGCCGGGGGTAAAAGTGCGGGCAGCCCTGACGGGAAAAGAGAAGTAA
- a CDS encoding 6-phosphofructokinase — MAKRLGILTGGGDCPGLNAVIRAATKTANRYGYEMIGFLDGYTGVVEGRYIKLDPPAISGLLHRGGTILGTNNRSNPFYFPIKENGVVTYRDMSDKAVERLERMGIEVLLVVGGDGTLAGARDFKAKGARVIGIPKTIDNDLAATDQTFGFDTAVRTATDALDKLHTTAESHHRVMVLELMGRYAGWIALYSGLAGGADVILIPEIPWHIESVLKKIEARRAEGKPFSIVVVAEGVKSPEGELVVQRKVEGSVERVRLGGIGQLVGKLIEEKSGIETRVTVLGHIQRGGSPSSYDRVLATRFGVAAAELAVKGIHGVMVCLQGNTISHVTLEEAVGKPRTIPPDHQLLATARAIGISFGDD, encoded by the coding sequence ATGGCTAAACGTCTAGGCATCCTCACCGGCGGGGGAGACTGCCCCGGCCTCAATGCCGTCATCCGGGCGGCAACCAAAACGGCCAACAGGTACGGCTATGAGATGATCGGTTTCCTCGACGGCTATACCGGTGTAGTAGAGGGTCGCTACATCAAGTTGGATCCGCCGGCCATCTCCGGTCTTTTGCATAGGGGCGGTACCATCCTGGGGACCAATAACCGCAGCAATCCCTTTTACTTTCCCATAAAAGAGAATGGCGTTGTCACCTACCGCGATATGTCGGATAAAGCCGTGGAACGTTTGGAAAGAATGGGTATTGAGGTTTTACTCGTGGTAGGCGGTGACGGTACCCTGGCCGGGGCCAGGGATTTCAAGGCCAAAGGGGCACGGGTCATCGGTATACCTAAAACCATCGACAACGACCTGGCAGCCACGGATCAGACCTTCGGCTTCGACACGGCGGTGAGGACGGCCACAGATGCCCTGGACAAACTACATACCACGGCCGAGTCCCATCACCGGGTCATGGTCCTGGAACTCATGGGCCGTTATGCCGGCTGGATAGCACTCTACAGCGGCCTGGCCGGCGGGGCCGATGTCATCCTGATACCGGAAATTCCCTGGCATATTGAAAGCGTTTTAAAAAAAATAGAAGCCCGTCGGGCCGAGGGTAAGCCTTTCAGCATCGTCGTTGTCGCCGAGGGGGTCAAGTCCCCGGAGGGAGAACTGGTTGTCCAGCGTAAGGTGGAGGGCAGCGTAGAGCGGGTACGCTTAGGCGGCATTGGTCAGTTGGTAGGGAAGCTAATCGAAGAAAAAAGCGGCATTGAAACCCGGGTGACGGTTCTGGGCCATATTCAGCGGGGCGGCTCGCCGTCGTCCTACGATCGGGTCCTGGCCACCCGCTTCGGCGTAGCGGCAGCAGAGCTGGCCGTCAAGGGCATCCACGGCGTGATGGTCTGCCTGCAGGGCAATACAATTTCCCATGTTACCTTAGAAGAGGCCGTCGGTAAACCCAGGACCATACCACCGGATCACCAGCTCTTGGCCACGGCCCGGGCTATAGGCATCAGTTTTGGCGATGATTAG